The Candidatus Poribacteria bacterium DNA segment GCATTTATCTAACTCCTTTTCTCAACCCAGCACTTCGGCTGGGGACGTTGCTTCCACAAAATGGGAATAGACTATTGATCTGATTCCTCAGTTTCCGCTTCTTCAGGTTTCGGCGGTTCTGGAATATTTTCAGGATAGGTTTTTAGTTTGCCTTTTTCAGTAATTTCGGCAACCCACTCATTGATGCGTGAGCGTTTCTTTTCACGCTCAACCGTCCTTTGGACATCGTCTTTGACCTCGTCGAATTCCTGCTGACGGTCTGGGTGATGCTCCTCTTTACGGAAGATGAGGTAGAAGGTTTCCTCATTGACATCAACCTCAAAAAGGGTCTCTGTCATTTCACCGACCTCTTGCTCAAAAGCAGCATCAATGAATTCTGCCCAACGCGGTGATGCGGATTTGGTAAACATGTAGGTATTCCCTGGGTCGTCCTGATTGGTGCCAGGTCCGTTGGCGAGTTTACCTGCTTCGGCGAGTTCCTTCGCCGTCTCAATGATGTCTTTGCCTGCTATAATAGCATCGAGAGTCTCGTTGGCAAAATCTTCATCGTCAAGCGTAATGCAGATTGCGCGAACTTTCGCTTCCTCAATGTAGTCACTCAAATTCGCTTGATAATGCGCCATGAGATCTTCATCGGTAACGACGATTTTACCATCCACTTCAGCCTCGGTCAATTTTTCAACCATCAGCTGATGGGTATAATCTTCCAACTTTTTCAAGTGTTCGGCAAGCGAATCAAATCCGTCGTCGGCAGCGCGAAGAATCTGGAGTCGCTCATCTATCAACTCCTCAAGATACTCGGCTTTGTCTTCCCGAGCTTCATAGTTTTGTTGACGATAAACGGGCAATTCTGCGATGGCAGCATTCAAATCAGCCAATGAGATTTGATACGGCGTGCCATTCCATTTGTACTCTGCCAAAATTACTTTGCTTTCGTCCACAGCGGACATGGATTGTTCATGACCATCGGACTGAACAAATCTCCATGTCAGTAGACAGGTCAGAGTAACAATTACAAAGATAGCAATCGTTTTTTTCATATTTTTAACGTTCCTTGCGGTTCGGTCAGGTCGGTTTGGGAAATGAAGTGCCTTTCCGTATATCCAGCCCGCCCGTTGGTTGGGCTTACGCGCTTTGGACAGGGCGCGTAGCATATTTTCTTGAGTTGACCTTTCGTTTCCACGATTAATCAACAAACAACCTAAGCGTTTGTTGTAATTCGGTCAACATATTCGCTCCAGTTACTCCCGGCATGCGAATTTTAAGTTGTGCTGGCGGCTGTAACTGAAGGTTCTTATTTTGGTGAACTATTTCAATGAATTTCTTCACATTAATTCGTGGTTTTCTTTCATCAAAGGTAACCTTCACCTGTTCCTTCCCAGCAACAATAGCTGTGATACCAAGATGCTGGCTAAGTTGCTTGATATTGGCGATCTCCAGCAACATTTCAGCAGGTTCGGGTATTGTCCCGTATCGATCCTTCAACTCCTCACGGAGCTCATTCAGTGCCTCTTGATCTTTCACTCCAGCGACTTTCTTATAGATAGAGACCTTTTGCCGGCTATCTGGGACGTAGTCATCCGGCAGATAGGCTTCAACGGGAAGACTGATACGCGTTTCCACGGTTTCCTCAACCTTTTCACCCTTTAGTGCCATTACCGCTTCTTCAAGAAGCCTACAATAGAGTTCATAACCGACAGTGACGATATGACCATGCTGTTCGGCGCCAAGGATATTTCCAGCACCGCGAATCTCTAAATCTCGTAAGGCTATTTTGAAACCTGAACCGAGGTCTGTGAATTCTTCGATAACGCGGAGCCGCTTCTGCGCGCCTTCTGTAATTGCCCGGTCTTGCGGATAGAAGAGATATCCGTAGGCTTGCGCGGTAGCACGCCCGACCCGTCCTCGTAACTGATACAGCTGCGCCAAACCGAGTGCATCCGCTCGATTAATGAGGATCGTGTTAACGTTGGGAATATCGAGTCCCGATTCAATAATCATTGTGCAGACAAGAATATCATGTTTATGTCGCACAAACTCCAACATAATGGTTTCTAATTCACGTTCAGGCATCTGTCCATGTGCGACAGCAATGCGTGCATCCGGTACCAATTGTTGAATTGCTAAAGCGATACTCTGGATATCCTGAACGCGATTGTGGACAAAAAACACCTGTCCGCCACGCCCCAACTCTGTGATGATAGCTTCACGAATCACATCACTATCATAAGGCATGACGTACGTCTGAATCGGCAATCGATCTGCTGGCGGTGTGTTAATGACGCTAAAGTCCCGAATGCCAACAAGCGACATGTGAAGTGTACGTGGAATCGGCGTAGCGGTCAATGTAAGGACATCAACGGTTTCTTTGAATTGTTTTATTTTCTCTTTATGCTTAACGCCAAAACGGTGTTCTTCGTCAACAATTAAGAGCCCGAGATTGTCGAACGCAACCGTTTTGGAAAGTAGACTGTGTGTCCCAATAACGATATCAATAGTCCCCTGTGCCAACCCCTCCTTAATCTGCTTTATCTCTTTCGGTGTGCGGAACCGGTTTAACATTTCAATGTTGACAGGAAAAGGTTGAAAACGCTTTTCAAAAGTGTCGTAGTGTTGAAGTGCGAGGATAGTCGTAGGGACAAGAATCGCCACCTGCTTCTCGGACATAACGGCTTTGAAAGCGGCACGTAACGCTATCTCGGTTTTTCCGTATCCGACATCACCACAGACGAGCCTATCCATTGGGCGTTCATCTTCCATATCTGCTTTGACATCTTCAATTGCTTGGAGCTGATCGTCCGTTTCCTGATACGGAAAAAGTGTCTCAAATTCGGTCTGCCACGGCACCTCAACGGGAAAACTGAAACCTTTGCGTGCTTGCCGAAGGGCATACAATTTGAGAAGTTCACCCGCCATCTGTTCGATTGATTCTTTAACACGCCTCTTTCTTCGACCCCAAGCGGCACCGCCAAGTCGATCCACACGCGGTTTATGAGAGGTGTCTTTGCTACCGATATACTTCTGGACAAGATCGACTTGATAGGTCGGTACGTAAAGGATGTCATCCGCGCTGTATTTGAGGATCAGAAAATCTTGCGACTTTCCGTCAATTGCCAATCGACGTATCCCGCCATAGATAGCAATACCGTGTGAGACGTGTACGACATAGTCCCCAACTTTTAGATCGATGAGGCTGAGAATGGGGGTTCCGTCTGTAGAAGGGCGATGTCGGATAGGGCGACGATGCTGACGACTCCCAAAAAGTTCATCCTCGGAAATAACAACGAGATTCAGAGACTCACTCAGAAACCCTTCGCTAATTGGGCCGACACTCGTTTGAATATCTGGCGGAAATAATTCGCGTTCTGCTAAGATTTCAGAGACACGCTTTGACTGTTGTGGCGTCTCACAGAAAACATGAATCCGGATGCCCTCCTCCGTCCACGTTTTGATCTGACTGATGATCGTTTGATAGTTGCCGGATGGCAGCACCAACGGTTTCATTTCAAAATGCAGCGGTGGTTCATTGTCTACGACGCTCTCACGAGGTGGAGCTAAGGACACTGAGAGGACGGAATGTTTATCTAATTCAGTGCTGAGTGTTTCAAAGGAGGTGAGGAGTTTATCCGGTGGGACCATGAGTTCAGACGCTTCTAACTTTTTCTCGTACAACTCCTGTATCTGTTCGTGCATTTGCGCGGCTTCGCGTCTCTGCCACTGTGGCTCAATGAAGCAAACAATTGTGTCATTGGGAAGATAATCCGAGAGCAATTCGGTTTCTGGAACGAGCATGGGCAGAAGGCTCTCTATACCATCAACGTAGGCGGGAACTCCGATTCCCGACTCTTTCTGAAGGCGATATTGAGAAGATGCCGCCTCTGTTAAAGATTGTGTGATTTCCCGAACTGTGTTTATCAATTGTGGCGTTGCGTGTTCTGCGGTGAGAGCATTCGCTTGAGTTTGCCAATAGTCAACAGACACATCAGCAGAAAGTACTTCCCGCAAGGGGGTAAGCGTGACCGATTCGATGGGTTCAGTTGAACGTTGTGATATCGGATCGAAAGTACGGATCGTATCAATTTCATCGCCAAAAAATTCGATGCGCATCGGGGTATTAGTCGTCAGCGGATAGACATCTAAGATGTCGCCTCTCCGGGCAAATTCGCCCTTGACTTCTACAAGTTCAACATTTTGGTATCCGCCTCGGATCAGTGTCGTTGCGACATCGTCTGGATCGATCTCATCGCCGAGATTAAGGACCCGACATGCCTCAATAAATCGGTGGCGGGGTGGGAGCCTGTAAAGCATCGCTTGGCTTGATGTTACAATGATGCTTCGTTCTTTATATACTAAATGCTCCAAGCATCGAATACGGTCCGCGACGATTTCCTTGGGAGGCGCGATTCCATCAAAAATTTTCCGGTGCCAGCCGGGAAACAGATTCATTTCGGACTGTGCCTCGAGGATATGTGTCGTATCCAAAGCAGGATATGCCGTATATGTACAGATTTCCTCTAAAACTTGCTCGGCTTCACGCTGTGAAGGAAGGATAATCAGAAAGGATTTTTTAGGAAAATCGTCAATGAGGGCTGCCAAGAGATACGCCGTTGATGCGTTTGCTAATCCTCTGAGCCACGGGAGCTTTTGGTTTCCATCTTTGAGGCGTGCCACCAGTGTTTGATAATTTTCTGTTTTGCGTAAAAACTCTATCACAACTTCTGAATGGTTGTCAGTTTCTCTGATGACCGATAACTGATAACTACTCCTTTGTAAATTCGACGTCGGTTAAGGTGATTTTCACTGTCAATTGTCCTATTTTGCTCTCCGCTTTGACAGGGAACCGACGTTCGTCATCCGTGAGCCAGAAGCGATCGCCTGCTGAAGTCTGCAGGACGAGCGTTTTGACTATGCCCAATGCCTTACTTTTCACTATCTCTCTACGTTCATCAACAGTGAGCGTAACTTTCTGGACCTTTCCCTTGGCGATGATCGGAAAGAAATACGTTTTACCGGGTTCAAATTTTTTAGAGCGTAGAAAGTAGAGTGTTGACAATTCATCCTGTGTGCCAACGGGTATTTCTATGACCTTTGTCTCTCGTCTTTGGGGCGATTTCGGCTTCGGACGTGAGATCTTCTCATATTCCGCAGTCTCTTCTTGAAAATCAATCGTAACAGTGGCGCGATATTTTTGGTCCTGTAACTGGTTCCGAAAACGAACGGGTGAGAGGGTGACTGGATTTAAATACGTCTCCTCTTGTCTCTGAAAACTATAGACCCTGAAGAGTGAACGGGTTTTCATCTCAGACTGGATGTGATAAACAGTCTCTCCATTCAGGGACGCCTCCTTGGCGATCCAGTCTGTTCGTCGAGCAGCAGGTATTTTTTTCCAATTAATGTCATAGGTTAATTTTTCTCCGACCTTTAGGGGATTCGGGGAAAGGTCTGGACTCTCAACAAGTGAACGGGAGGCACCGTTTACGGCAAGCGTGCCTACGAGTAAAAAGATGAAGATTAAGTGCTTTGCATACTGCAAACTTTTGGTACCCTCAATGTGTATTAGATGAAAGAATAGTAGTTAGTAGTCAACCGTCGGCTGTTAGCGAGCATCCTGTCGATTTCCGTAAACGCTCGTCTCACAAGAAAACCGATGGTTCTTAGAAGTCCCTCTTTGCTAATTGCTGACTGCTGATGGCTGATTACTATAAACAGTATCAGAACGTATGTGTGAAGATTAGAGAACTGATACCCCTATCCCTTTGTTGCACTTGCACAGAAAACCTTCGATTATTATACGCCTCGGCTGTCTTCGGGGCATCAAAAATATTCCAAATGTGGATTCCGATGCCTGTTGCGAGAAGAACACCGCTGAGAAATGCGTGGTTCTTCATCCGGGTACGCCCCTGCTCGTACGTTAAAAATTCACCCGTCCGAATATCTTGAAATCCTGTTTCAAAAACATCTTGATCCCTGTAATGCAAGGCGCGCGCGATGTTATAGCCAGCGAGTGCGAAAGTCCCTAATTCGGCAGTTAGGAAGAAACTTGCCTTCGTATAATTGCCGGCGTAAGCTTGTCCCAATCCGGGCATAAAAGTTGACAACCGCGCGGCTTTCTTGAGATCAAGCGGTGGATAGTAGCGTTCTGCGTGTGACCGAAACAGTGGATACTCCGATTCGGTTTCAGGAGTATCCGATAAATAGTTACGCAGAAACGGTAGCGTTCTTTGATCTTTCGCATCAGATTTCTCATCAGCGGACGCGGTTTCAGCGTTTACCGAAACAGATCCGGTACTGGAAAGTAACAGAAACACAAGTAGCATACAGAAAGGCGGCACCCACACCGCCTCAACTCTTTTTCGCATGAAGTGTACTCCTTATTGAAGGTTCTTCAGAGAGGGTGCCAATTGGACGTTTTCTGGCTCGGTTTGGTACGCCCAATCAAAGATAACGGCATCGTCAGAAAGCTTACGCACCTGAATCTTGGCGAAGTTCCCATCAGGTGTATTGATAGCATAGACGTGCCCTTCAATGAGTTCAACAAATAGTGTTGTATAGCCAAATTCGGGAACGACATCAACACCATCGAAGTATTCGTGATACCCCAAATCTTGCATGAACGTCTCATTGTCGGAATAGAGGTACTTGACATTGATTTCAGTATCAAATCCGAAATAAACATCGGTTGCAGGTGTGTCCCACGGAATGCTCCCCTTTTCTGGTCGTGAGAAATCGAATCCGCTTCTTCCGGGGAAAAGTGTGTAATCGTCAAGGACGACGTTCTGTCCTTCGGGGCGCGGTGTATCCCAAGCCTCATCGCGACTCAATTGGCTCTCGTTTCCGTCGATGTCATAAGCGGAAACGGCGTAGTGGTAAGTCTCTCCGTTCCGTACTGTCGTATCTGTATAACGCGTAGCGTTGTCCGAGAGTTCTACCAAAGCATCAAAATCTGTACCGTTGCGTCCGCGCCACACCGTGTAGCCCGCTAAGTCGTATTCGGCATTCGGATACCACTCGACGGTGACCTGCTGATCGCCCGTAATGGTCCTGACGCCGCGAGGCATCGCGGGTGGCTCATCATCCGTATTGCTGGTATCAACGTAACATCCACTAATATTACCAAGTAACATAACGAAGAGTAGTGTTATGAGAATTCCGTTAATTTTGAGTAACATGTTCTATTTCCTCCAGAGTTTGAATTGCGTTGAACTCTGTAACGGATATCCTCCTAAATGTGTTGACAAGTTCTTATAAAATAATATCACAAAAGGCTTGGGAATGCAAGTCAAAAATTGACATTCCGTCCCAATTATGATACAATACGAGGAGTGCCTCATAAAGCCTTTAATTCCTTGGATACTCACAGGAAGGCGCGGATACAAGCCACCCTAGCGGTGGTTGGTGACCGAAAGGCGCGGTTTAATGAAGAACACTTGTGAAACTTTCTGCATAGTCCAAATTGCGTAGTCCGTAATGAAATGGAGGGGTTTTGCTTGGGGTGTTTTTGCTTGGGTATTTCTGCGTATTGCTTGGGTGTTTCTGCGGATTTCCCCAAGATTCCCAGCCCGAGAAGCCCGTAGCTCGTAATGAAATGGAGAGCGGATCTACGGAGAGGCACTTCATTTATCAGACCAACTTGACCGAACCGCAAGGTAAAATTAAAAAATGAAAACGATCCTGATTTTACGACACGCCAAATCCAGTTGGAATTATCCAGAACTTTCCGATTATGATCGCCCTCTCAATAAACGGGGTAAACGGGACGCACCGCGCATGGGGAAACACCTGCGGGAACAAGGGTTAATTCCCGACAGGATCCTCACTTCATCCGCAAAGCGTGCGAGAAGAACTGCGAATAAAGCCGCAAAAGCGTGCGGTTATACGGGTAAAGTTAAAAAGTTAGATGCGTTTTACGATAGCGTCCCTGGCGTCTATTTTGAAACACTCCAAGCATTGCCAGACAAATATCAGCGCGTCATGGTCGTGGGACATAATCCGACAATGGAGGGACTTGTAAGTGCTTTGACGGGCGAGTTCAGACGGATGCCGACGGCGGCACTTGCCCATATTGAACTTCCCATCCAACACTGGAAAGCATTGAACTTGGATACAATAGGAACCTTAGTCAACTTATGGACACCCAAAACGCTTTTCACCGATTGAGTCAATTGTCACCAGTGGTGCTTCTTCTCCTGTTTGCGGGATTTTGCACACTCTGTAGATATTCCGCGGCTGAAATCCCTGTCTCAACAGCCAAAGATGGACAGTTCCTCCCATGGGTCGTGGACGATGATGAGGGGGGCGTTATTGTCATGTGGGAGGATTACCGGACCGGTAAGGATTGGGATGTCTACGCGCAGCGTGTCGACAGCAGTGGCACGGCGCGTTGGGAAGAAAATGGTGTCGCAATCTGCAAGGCGGATAGGAATCAACGTCGCTTACGCATGATTCAACACGAAGGGTATGCGATCGTTGTGTGGAACGACAGGCGCGATAGAAGTAATTGGGATATCTATGCGCAAGCGGTGAATCTCGAAGGTGATGTGCTTTGGCAAACGGATGGTATCCCTGTCTGCGTAAACGGTGCGGATCAATCCACACAAGCGATCTTGAGCGACGGTGAAGGGGGAGCCATCTGCGTTTGGGAAGATGAGCGTCGAAGTTCTGAATTCCAAGATTTGTATATCCAGCGGATCACTGCGAAAGGCGAACCGATGTGGGAACCTAACGGCATACCCGTTTTTCCGTCAGAATCCCTCCAGAGCGATCCGATTCTGCTTGCAGACGGGACGGGTAGTTTCTATATTGTCTGGTGGGATGTCATCGGGTATGACGCCTGGCACATCATGGCATACCGACTGAGTTTCGACGCGAAACCGTTGTGGGAGGCACCGCGCCTCATTTCGCCAGCGGAAGGGATGCAAGGCGAACCGCGGGTGATTGCCGATGGCGAAGGCGGATTTATCGTCCTGTGGCAGGTTTACGAAAATTTTATCAACGATCAACTTTACGCCCAACGGGTTGCGCCTGACGGTCGCAAATTGTGGGAGGACACAGGTGTTCCCATTTGCACTGCACCGGGTATCCAGAAACACGCCTCTGTTGCGGGCGACGGAGGCGGTGGTTTCATCGTTGTCTGGAGAGATGAGCGCGATGTCTATTCCGATTTATATATGCAGCGCATCCGTGCCGATGGAACTTCAGTCTGGGAAACAGATGGTATCCCACTCTGCACAGCCGGTGGGCATCAGGACAAACCTTTCATCGTCCGAACTGCGGAAAACCGTTTCTCTGTGGTGTGGCTGGACTATCGAGAGGACTTCGGTGAGGAGAGTAGCGACGCGATTTATCGCCAGCAAATTGATTTAGAAGGCAATTCGTTGTGGGAAAGAAATGGGGTCGCGGTTTCTACAAGTGAAGGGAAACACTATCCGCCGTTTGTGGTAACTGTTGGAACAGGAAAGTGGGTCGTTGTCTGGAGCAACACACAACAGGATAATGGAGATATCTATCTTGAACGATTTTAGGTAGTTCGTTTTCCATTATTTCAGCCACGCGAAAATAACCGCAGCGATCGCAACGACGATAGCGATCCAAGACTTTATATCCGTCCAGAATTCGCCCCGCCCTTCAAGTTTGCCACGGACCCATGCCATACCTTGCTCAAGCGACGAGAGTCTTGTTTCAATAGACGACATCCTGTCATCAATCCTATTCTCAATAGACGACATTCTGTCATCGATAGACGACATCCTATTTTCAATAGACGACATTCTGTCATCAATCCTATTTTCAATAGACGACATTCTGTCATTAATCTTCGAAAATTGATCTAACAGGAGTTCTTCAAATTTTTCTTGATTCATTTAGGGACTCCGTTTTCTCTGTGTGTTTCTCCGACCTCGCGAGGGCATAGAGACCAATTGCTGTAGATGCGAGTTCTTGGCACGGAACCAACTGAAAAGATGCCAACATCGGGATATCGCAGTATCCATAAGAATATTATTACATTTTTTTAGAGCTGCGTCAAGCCTTTATTTACATCGTAAGTTACCATCTTTGTAGCATAATCTGTTAGATTGTGCCTCCCGTATCCCTACACAAGCAGGAGGAGCGCAGACTAACAGTCTACGCTACAAAAACGCCAGATCTCAATGACTTTCAATGAAAACAGTCTCTATAGGTTTCCTAAAATCTCGCAAGTAGCAACTTGGGTTACTTCATGATAAGCATTTTGCGCGTTGCCGTGAAATCGCCTACGGTGAGTGTATAGAAATAGACGCCACTTGCCACTTTCTCACCCGATTCATTTCTACCGTCCCAATACGCCGCACGGCTCTTGTCATGATAAATTCCCACAAGTTGATGTCCCAATGCCAACGTCTGCACCAAGGTACTATTGGCAGCATAAATACGCAATGTGACATCTGCGGCTTTTGCCAACTGATATGGTATCCACGTTTCCGGATTGAAGGGGTTCGGGTAGTTCGCAAGGAGCCGCGTCTCCGTGGGACGGATCGCTGCTAAAAGGGATTCTAAGAAGGCGATAGCGTGTTCGTATTTCAGCAAGCTATCGTTTTCGGCACGTAAGATGTCAAGCTGCATCGCAAGGCGTGCGGGATCCAAAGATGTTACTGTCTCTCCAAATGATGGCGCAGCTGCAGCCACTGGATCGTCAAGAGCCTCAATGACAAGTAGCACGTCTGCAATGTTGATGGTGCCGTCGGCATTGACATCAAAGTTCGGGTTTGCTGGCGGATTTTCGCCAAGTGCTATTACGACCAGGAGCAAATCGGTTTTGTTAACTTTCTTATCCTGATTGACATCCTCTGCTCGATCGGTAGGCACGGGGGCGGTGGTCGCCGGAGTCGCAACTACTACTGGCTGTGGAACATCAATATCAACACCGCCGGGGAGTTCCCACAGTCGGACTGTCCGATCTTGACTGCCACTGGCAAGTAGCCGTCCATCAGGGCTGAACGCTATGCTGCGGACACCTCCCGTATGTCCTTCAAGCGTTTTTTCCTCTTGACCCGTCTCTGTGTTCCACAAGCGAACCTTGTTATCCCAGCCACTACTGGCGAGTAGTCGTCCATCGGGGCTGAACGCTATGCCCGATACTACACTCGTATGTCCAGTAAGCGTTTTTTTGAGTTCTCCGGTGTCTGGATCCCATAACCGAATCTTGTTATCTTCATTTCCACTGGCAAGCGTCTTGCCATCCGGGCTGAACGCCACTGATCTCACTCTTGTGTGTTCAGTGAGTGTGCTTTTGAGTTCTCCGGTGCTTGGATCCCATAATCCAATGGTTCCGTCTGCGCTGCTGCTGGCAAGCGTTCCCCCGTCAGGACTAAAAACAACAGATTCGATACCATGCGCATGGCCACTGAGTGTGTTTTTGAGTTCTCCGGTGCTTGGATCCCACAATCGAACGGTGTTGTCCCAACTGCCAGAGGCAAGTGCTTGCCCATCAGGAGAGAACGCGACACTCATTACAGCCTTTGGTAATATGAGACTGATTTTGTATTGTTTCGTCTCTGAACTCCACAATCGTATCTTTTTATCCCAGCCTGCACTGGCGATAGTTTCGCCATTGGGAGAAAACGCTACAGCCCAAACAGTATCCGTGTGTCCGGAAAAAATCGCTTCGGATTGACCAGGTGCCTCTCTGGAAGTTGACAAGGATGCTACCTCAGTCAAGAGATATTCAAGAACAGCAATTCCTTTTTTCTGATATTCATCCTCAATGTCAAGCTGCTTGGCATCAGTCAGCCACTTCTGAACAGTTTTTGCTTCGAAGGTTTCAACGGCTTGCAAAGCAGACACGCTTCCCGCAACCAAAAGCACATCAATAATACTGACAACCCCATCTTCGTTGACATCCGCTGGATATTTTCCACGGTGTCCGTAACGCGAGGCAATAGGGGTTAAATCCGAGAGGTCCACAGTGCCATCACTGTTAACATCCAAAACGTTTCGAGCAAGAACTGCCTCATCTAACTTGAGAGGAAACGTCGCCCAAGTGATGTTGCCGTTAACATCAATAATCTGAAGCGTCACTCTATCAACGATTTCTGCTGTTCTAACAACGGATTCGATTGTGCTCGTTTCGCCGCTTAATCGTTCACAATCGAACAATCTGTAGGCTCCCCATCCTCTCCATTTAGTTCTTCCTAAAATTGTTGGCACTAACAACTGAGCTTGATGAAGGCCGTCGGTGTCTGTTACCTTAAAACGGAGGCTTATTACATCCTGATTATAAGTTCGTATAGAAAGCAGTTGAATCTCCCCAGGTTTGTTGTTGAATATTGGTTTGGTATTAAAGAAACGGTTGATGGATAGCCACTCGGCATTACACTTAGATAATCGAAACCCGAGTCCGCCTGTGACAGTGTCTTCCTGACCTTCTCGAGTATCGTGCTCCAACGCAAAGGCATGTCCGAGTTCATGTAGCGCCACCTTCAATGGGTGATCATACGTAGGCACATCATCAAAGAAGCAGTGCCCTGATGCGGGGATAATGGCAGAACCTCCAAGAATTTGCTGCCCTAGGGTTAGGTCTCTATGTCTCATCGCACCTGAACCAAAGGTAAATACGAACCTCTCCCCACCGGCAGGCAGAAAACTCGAACCACCCAACCCACAAGCACCGCCATCGTTTAGGGTTTCATAACTCACATCTACAGCGATGAAATAGATATGTTCGAGGTCATCAAAGTGTTCATAAAATTCTTCCCAAATTTTGAAATCGCTGTTCCCTGTGTAATAATAGTCCTCTTCAAATTTTCCATCGATACGATGGACTACAGGTTCTCCAGTACTATCGGTTTCAACCCGAAAGGTTTTTCTGCCGTATTCGTGTCGTTCCATCTCGTCGGCGAAAAATTGCTGAGAATCTTTAATCAATTGACGGAGTGCTATTATTCTGTCCGGTCGAGCGGGACGATCACTTGGTAGAAAGTAAACGAGTCGTACACTCGGCTGTGCCAAAGTGCCTTGGGCAAAACCTCTAGGTAAAACAATGAGTGTAAAAAAAGCGAGTAGTATTACTGTGAAATATAATGTCGTTTTCAAAATTTGTTTTTCCTTTCTCGGAAGTTAATTGTAGGTTGCGTTTACATTTGAGCAGCAGGAGTGGAAGGACGTTCTTGCACCACAGAAATGACATAACTCCGAACAGGATAAACCTTTCATGGTCCGAATTGTAGAGAACCGCTTCTCTGTGGTGTGGTTGGACTATCGAGAGGACTTCGGTAAAGTTGATGAAGCACTATTGCCGGCTTTCGGAAACCGGATAAACGGTGAGTCTCGCTTTCCCGCCCACTCCCTCATCAGCGATGATGAAGGCACCATC contains these protein-coding regions:
- a CDS encoding DUF3108 domain-containing protein, with the translated sequence MHIEGTKSLQYAKHLIFIFLLVGTLAVNGASRSLVESPDLSPNPLKVGEKLTYDINWKKIPAARRTDWIAKEASLNGETVYHIQSEMKTRSLFRVYSFQRQEETYLNPVTLSPVRFRNQLQDQKYRATVTIDFQEETAEYEKISRPKPKSPQRRETKVIEIPVGTQDELSTLYFLRSKKFEPGKTYFFPIIAKGKVQKVTLTVDERREIVKSKALGIVKTLVLQTSAGDRFWLTDDERRFPVKAESKIGQLTVKITLTDVEFTKE
- the mfd gene encoding transcription-repair coupling factor, with product MARLKDGNQKLPWLRGLANASTAYLLAALIDDFPKKSFLIILPSQREAEQVLEEICTYTAYPALDTTHILEAQSEMNLFPGWHRKIFDGIAPPKEIVADRIRCLEHLVYKERSIIVTSSQAMLYRLPPRHRFIEACRVLNLGDEIDPDDVATTLIRGGYQNVELVEVKGEFARRGDILDVYPLTTNTPMRIEFFGDEIDTIRTFDPISQRSTEPIESVTLTPLREVLSADVSVDYWQTQANALTAEHATPQLINTVREITQSLTEAASSQYRLQKESGIGVPAYVDGIESLLPMLVPETELLSDYLPNDTIVCFIEPQWQRREAAQMHEQIQELYEKKLEASELMVPPDKLLTSFETLSTELDKHSVLSVSLAPPRESVVDNEPPLHFEMKPLVLPSGNYQTIISQIKTWTEEGIRIHVFCETPQQSKRVSEILAERELFPPDIQTSVGPISEGFLSESLNLVVISEDELFGSRQHRRPIRHRPSTDGTPILSLIDLKVGDYVVHVSHGIAIYGGIRRLAIDGKSQDFLILKYSADDILYVPTYQVDLVQKYIGSKDTSHKPRVDRLGGAAWGRRKRRVKESIEQMAGELLKLYALRQARKGFSFPVEVPWQTEFETLFPYQETDDQLQAIEDVKADMEDERPMDRLVCGDVGYGKTEIALRAAFKAVMSEKQVAILVPTTILALQHYDTFEKRFQPFPVNIEMLNRFRTPKEIKQIKEGLAQGTIDIVIGTHSLLSKTVAFDNLGLLIVDEEHRFGVKHKEKIKQFKETVDVLTLTATPIPRTLHMSLVGIRDFSVINTPPADRLPIQTYVMPYDSDVIREAIITELGRGGQVFFVHNRVQDIQSIALAIQQLVPDARIAVAHGQMPERELETIMLEFVRHKHDILVCTMIIESGLDIPNVNTILINRADALGLAQLYQLRGRVGRATAQAYGYLFYPQDRAITEGAQKRLRVIEEFTDLGSGFKIALRDLEIRGAGNILGAEQHGHIVTVGYELYCRLLEEAVMALKGEKVEETVETRISLPVEAYLPDDYVPDSRQKVSIYKKVAGVKDQEALNELREELKDRYGTIPEPAEMLLEIANIKQLSQHLGITAIVAGKEQVKVTFDERKPRINVKKFIEIVHQNKNLQLQPPAQLKIRMPGVTGANMLTELQQTLRLFVD
- a CDS encoding histidine phosphatase family protein, coding for MKTILILRHAKSSWNYPELSDYDRPLNKRGKRDAPRMGKHLREQGLIPDRILTSSAKRARRTANKAAKACGYTGKVKKLDAFYDSVPGVYFETLQALPDKYQRVMVVGHNPTMEGLVSALTGEFRRMPTAALAHIELPIQHWKALNLDTIGTLVNLWTPKTLFTD